TGGAACTGATCTGCTGCAAAGTCATCGATTTTAATGTATGACTTCATGTTATTGTTTGAAATATATATTGCCAGTCAGAGAAAATAATTTTGAGAGTGTAAAATAAGTATTTCTTTGATTATTCTGGCACTAAAGGCATAAGTCTTCATGCAATTTAAGTAAGTGGTCAGTATCTAGACCAAATGTTCTTGTTAACGGATTATTGAATTACTTACCAGATTGTTGAAGAGTCCCATTTTGGTTTTTGATTGTAGCATAACAATGTAACTATTTTGATATGGCACCATTTTACCAAGCGTCTCGATAGATAGTACGTAGCTCGAAATTTCCATCAGGACATATAAATCCTTCAGAACAATTTGTTTAATAAAGAGATTTTTATTCACATTTAGGAGAGACCTTTATGCGTAGTGTATATTGGTTGGCTTCTAGGCATACTCAGAATTTACTGTGATTCTCCATAACTAAAGTGTCCTGATTCTGCCAATTAGAATTTCTGTATACAGGTCACACTGGACTTCATTTCTTCGCAAGGATTAGTAGGACCCCATATTTAGTTTGAAGATACTTGCAGTATTGTGCCGCATTCTGTTATACTGCTTtttcagcaagttattgttatgcaGTAAATATTGGATTAAGTATGAAACTTTGGTGCTCCTACTAGAGTGAGAATTTCAGATCTCCTTGGTTTCAAAATGGAAGTTGTACATTAATAAAGAAATCCAGATACTTCTCTACTTAAAATCTGACTGCCATCATAAACATGTTAAAAATGAAGGGTTTTTGCACATAGGACACACAaacctattctgctaacagttgtcAAATTTTTTCAATCTACTTTGTGAGTGAAATTAggacagaatgagattctcacatcattaagaaaagttgaCAATCTTCCATAAGATTTTGAATGGGCTTATGTTTGTTGAGACACCtataatttaaatttttagtgTTGTTGTACATTACTGATATCAGCAATGATTTGACTTTCAGAGACTTGATGGGCGAGCTTTTAATCAGCACAGAGATCTGAAAATCTTTTTTGGCAGTGATCTAGGCTGCTGTCAAGTTTTATTGGGGCTGACCAGGTATGACGTCCTTAAAATGACATTTGTTTTTCAGCTGGTTTTTTGCCTCATGTAAATATTATTCACTGTTTTAGAGTAATAGCACAGGTGTCCTGTGAAGTTCAACAACCCAAACCAACCCGTCCAGAGGAAGGTCTGCTTCTAGTTTATGTGGAATTGAGCCCTATGGCTGCACCTGATTTTGAGGCAGGACGACCATCAGACCTTGCCGTTCAGTTGAGCCGGGTTTTGGAAAAATGTATTAAGGACAGCAGGGCTGTTGACTTGGAGTCTCTGTGCATCAAAAGTGAAGAAAAAGTATATTAATCATGTGTGTGAAAGTATATTTATGCTGTTTTGTAAACAAGAGTCaggtttacattttttttttttttcccccccgcaGGTGTGGGCACTTCGTGTAGATATAACAGTATTAAACCATGAAGGAAATTTGGCAGATGCTGCCTCTGTTGCTGCTCTGACGGCATTGGGTCACTTTCAGCGCCCAGATTTTACTGCTGAGGGTGGCAAAATAATCATCCATAGTGCAGAAGAGAAAGACACAGTACCAATAACACTTCATCATTACCCAGTATGTGTCTCCTTTGCTGTGTTCAACAATGGGTGGGTGACTTTTCTATTCAGCTTTCTTTTAAAACAGATAAATACAGGACAGTTATAATTAGATTTTCACTACTTgtaccagtgtagacggaaaactatttaccgtattagTATTCAATTTTATAGGAATGATGATCAAACTGTGCAGTacaggatttgtgttgttagtagcATTAGCTTCGAGACTTGCCCTTGGGCATCGGTACTAGTACAGCAacatagggttgaaacacaagcattagTATCCATTACAGTTGTAGACAATCAACATAGGTGTGGTTAAGGTATTTAGGGCTTCATTTGAAAGGCTGTCCTATCAAAACATCATGAATAGTGCTGCTGCTGATTAAAGGAATACAGGCAAGTCCTCTTTCCACATCAGCATTGAAgcacatgattcggaagttcgaattaacaggTGATTTTGGAATTACTTCTGGGAAAAGCCAACAGCCAATTGCACCCTGAGCTGTTGAAGAAGCTTCTGTTTCCATGGCTGAGACGCTGGATGCAATGTGTGATCCTCATGCAGTACATTAGCTGTACATGGTGGCTATACAATCCTGGGCCCACAGTCcgaaaagtgctgtgaacaatGGTGAAAATATGTCCATGCAAGCTTCCAGACTGTTGTGGATGCAGATGTTTGTCACACTGAGCAgtgtttgtaacctggaatgtaaactTGGTACACAATTAaagtgtgtttctttcaatggtttagtcattatttttttcaatggtttattcagtATTTCTCTTCATCATGtggttacaaatgtttccacaaagtttcattgtcctatgatcactTGCATCTCATAAGGGCCCTCCCaattagtgaaagtttaaataCAACTGTCCTGTAAATATAATTTGAAACATCTGTAACCTGTCTTGTAGGTATTCAGCATAAATTTTGTTCACTAAATACAGTATTTTACTTTGTTTTAAGTCAATGTCtttttgtttcttcatttctgttTGTTTGTAGGGATTGGCTTATAATATACTAATGTTTTTTGAACTATCGATATTGTATCACAATGTGGACTTGTTTCTTTTTTCCAAGGGAGCATGTAGTGGCAGATCCTACGGAGCTAGAAGAGCGTGTTGCTGAAGCTCATATAGTGTTCGGTATGAATTCATACCGTGAACTTTGTGGTGTTCACTTGGGAGGCAGTGCACTTGCAAATCCCGAGATGATTATACAGTGTGCAATTCAAGCTGCTGTACGTGCATCTCGGGTTGTAGAGATAATGCGGAGTGCCTTGGAAAGTGATGCCAAAGCCAGGTGATTTTCAAACATATTTTATAAACATCTTGAGTTTAGTAATAGGCCATTATGGTTCATCAAAATACTTCCGGTGGATTGAGAGTGTCAACTACTTTGTTTACAGGCAGCAAAATTCAAATTCTGTGTACAAAGTACAGCAATCCTATTGCTAATAGTGATGGTGGGGTGGTGGTGATGGCAGTGGTAAATGTTAATTTACTTGTAAGTGGAAGTACAAAAATAAGAGTAGCTCTGTGATAGAAATTTGGGTTACTTGCTGCTGTTAGGGACTTTGTGATAATGAAAAGATCTAATGTAAAAGGAAGATACTCAATTGTGATAGTATAAAGAATACATTTAACAAACAGGGAAGATAGATCCATACAGCAAA
The genomic region above belongs to Schistocerca americana isolate TAMUIC-IGC-003095 chromosome 7, iqSchAmer2.1, whole genome shotgun sequence and contains:
- the LOC124622100 gene encoding exosome complex component RRP45-like, translated to MKSGVLSSCEKSFVLQALTEGRRLDGRAFNQHRDLKIFFGSDLGCCQVLLGLTRVIAQVSCEVQQPKPTRPEEGLLLVYVELSPMAAPDFEAGRPSDLAVQLSRVLEKCIKDSRAVDLESLCIKSEEKVWALRVDITVLNHEGNLADAASVAALTALGHFQRPDFTAEGGKIIIHSAEEKDTVPITLHHYPVCVSFAVFNNGEHVVADPTELEERVAEAHIVFGMNSYRELCGVHLGGSALANPEMIIQCAIQAAVRASRVVEIMRSALESDAKARTEGADVGFVKSIEKDSLLSLVRENVHICLDATELRTSAVNAVDKMNHFREDMDLDLNNGEVENTKDEKVIFLGNGTAELVEVKEEKRQNNVKTEVEEVGTGGPSKWEVSSSSSIEEVSINSDQSHEKDDSPDIEVVKEVSFEERLKIVDSIELSGDSEEEETSVLHADDINEVMEVGKSSRKAVKDEEVEEKEAPSRGWYKPKW